A region of Bacillus cabrialesii DNA encodes the following proteins:
- a CDS encoding alanine/glycine:cation symporter family protein, whose translation MEQLLEWVTRISDWLWGPPLIILLTGTGLYFTILLKCFQFRYPLYILKQTIGSVGKKPRGEGTVTPLQALTSALSSTIGAANIVGVPAAIMFGGPGAVFWMWLIALFAMAIKFSESVLAVHYREKNERGEFVGGPMYYITKGLRMKWLGVFFSVALIVELVPSIMVQGNSVSVSLAETFSFNKIYAGIAIAFLIGLVVIGGVKRIGKVTEFVVPLMAGAYAGAGLLIVLMNLSSVPAFFSLIFSNAFTSSSAVGGFAGAALAETVRWGFARGLYSNEAGMGTAPIAHAAAMTDHPVRQGFWSVIGIVIDTLIICTTTAFVVLASGVWTGKNALNDPAALTTAAFQHYFGSGGGYFVSISLVFFVVSTIMVVIFYGVKQAEFLFGRLAGHVLKFVYLAAIIIGAAGGAKAIWGFLDLALAFILVPNVIALLLLSKKVKALYTEFFTSEQYYLKDRRKTKQNPVYQTKEAKNS comes from the coding sequence ATGGAACAACTATTGGAATGGGTAACGCGTATTTCTGATTGGCTATGGGGCCCGCCGCTAATCATCTTGCTGACTGGAACTGGATTGTACTTCACCATTTTGCTGAAATGTTTTCAATTTCGCTATCCTTTATACATTTTGAAACAGACAATCGGCAGCGTAGGAAAAAAGCCAAGAGGAGAGGGCACAGTCACACCGCTGCAGGCATTGACATCAGCTCTGAGCTCAACAATCGGAGCGGCCAACATTGTCGGTGTGCCTGCCGCAATAATGTTTGGCGGACCCGGAGCGGTTTTTTGGATGTGGCTAATTGCCTTATTTGCGATGGCGATTAAGTTTTCTGAAAGTGTGCTTGCTGTTCATTACAGAGAAAAAAATGAGCGGGGAGAATTTGTCGGGGGACCGATGTATTACATAACAAAAGGGCTGCGCATGAAATGGCTCGGCGTATTTTTCTCCGTTGCGCTAATCGTGGAGCTTGTCCCGAGCATTATGGTTCAGGGGAATTCGGTTTCAGTCTCGCTTGCCGAAACGTTTTCTTTCAATAAAATATACGCGGGGATCGCCATTGCGTTTTTGATCGGGTTAGTGGTCATAGGAGGGGTCAAGCGGATCGGAAAAGTAACGGAGTTTGTCGTGCCGCTTATGGCAGGGGCATACGCAGGAGCGGGCCTCCTGATTGTTCTCATGAATCTGTCATCAGTCCCGGCGTTTTTCTCTCTTATCTTTTCGAATGCGTTTACCTCTTCTTCAGCAGTTGGGGGGTTCGCAGGTGCTGCGCTTGCTGAGACTGTTCGCTGGGGATTTGCCCGCGGGCTGTATTCTAATGAAGCCGGAATGGGAACGGCCCCGATTGCACATGCGGCGGCTATGACTGATCACCCTGTGAGGCAGGGGTTCTGGTCTGTGATCGGCATTGTCATTGACACCTTGATCATCTGCACGACTACAGCTTTTGTCGTCCTTGCATCCGGTGTCTGGACAGGGAAGAACGCCTTAAATGACCCGGCAGCATTGACGACGGCTGCATTTCAGCACTATTTCGGTTCTGGCGGAGGCTACTTCGTTTCGATTTCCCTCGTTTTCTTTGTTGTTTCGACCATTATGGTTGTCATTTTTTACGGCGTTAAGCAAGCTGAATTTCTGTTCGGGCGGCTGGCAGGACATGTGCTCAAATTCGTTTATTTAGCGGCTATTATCATAGGTGCCGCAGGCGGAGCAAAAGCCATCTGGGGCTTTCTGGACTTAGCATTAGCTTTTATTCTCGTTCCAAATGTGATTGCGCTGTTGTTATTGAGCAAAAAGGTTAAAGCCCTATATACCGAATTTTTCACATCTGAACAGTATTATCTTAAAGATAGAAGAAAAACGAAACAAAACCCGGTTTATCAGACAAAAGAAGCCAAAAATTCTTAG
- the ltaS gene encoding lipoteichoic acid synthase, with amino-acid sequence MKTFIKERGLAFFLIAVVLLWVKTYVGYVLNFNLGIDNTIQKILLFVNPLSSSLFFLGFGLLFKKKLQQTAIIVIHFLMSFLLYANIVYYRFFNDFITIPVMMQAKTNGGQLGDSAFSLMRPTDAFYFIDTIILIILAIKVNKPAETSSKKSFRIVLASSILVFLINLAVAESDRPELLTRSFDRNYLVKYLGTYNFTIYDAVQNIKSNSQRALADSSDVTDVENYMKANYDVPNNVYFGKAEGKNVIYVSLESLQSFIIDYKIDGKEVTPFLNKLAHDNETFYFDNFFHQTGQGKTSDAEFMMENSLYPLAQGSVFVNKAQNTLQSVPAILKSKNYTSAAFHGNTQTFWNRNEMYKAEGIDKFFDSAYYDMNEENTKNYGMKDKPFFKESMPLLESLPQPFYTKFITLSNHFPFGMDEGDTDFPAGDFGDSVVNNYFQSAHYLDQSIEQFFNDLKKDGLYDKSIIVMYGDHYGISENHNKAMAKVLGKDEITDYDNTQLQRVPLFIHAAGVKGEKVHKYAGDVDVAPTILHLLGVDTKDYLMSGSDILSKEHREVIPFRNGDFISPKYTKVSGKYYDTKTGKELDESEVDKSEDSLVKKELEMSDKIINGDLLRFYEPKGFTKVNPSDYDYTKHSEDSSETSTDDEDK; translated from the coding sequence ATGAAAACATTTATAAAAGAAAGAGGACTGGCCTTCTTCTTAATCGCGGTCGTCCTGTTATGGGTCAAAACGTATGTCGGTTATGTCCTGAACTTCAACTTAGGAATAGACAACACGATACAAAAAATATTGCTTTTTGTGAATCCTCTCAGCTCAAGCTTGTTCTTTCTTGGCTTTGGACTCTTGTTCAAGAAAAAACTACAGCAGACAGCCATTATAGTGATTCATTTTTTAATGTCTTTTTTACTGTACGCAAACATTGTGTACTACAGATTTTTCAATGATTTTATTACAATTCCGGTCATGATGCAGGCTAAAACAAACGGCGGCCAACTCGGTGACAGCGCATTTTCGCTGATGAGACCGACTGACGCCTTTTACTTTATCGATACGATTATTCTAATCATCTTGGCGATCAAAGTGAACAAGCCTGCCGAAACGTCCAGCAAAAAATCGTTCCGAATCGTTCTTGCGTCTTCGATTCTTGTGTTCTTAATCAACTTGGCAGTTGCGGAATCAGACCGCCCTGAATTGCTGACAAGATCATTCGACCGAAACTATCTTGTGAAATACTTGGGAACGTACAATTTCACGATTTATGACGCTGTGCAGAATATCAAATCCAACAGCCAGCGCGCGCTTGCCGATTCCAGCGACGTAACGGACGTTGAAAACTACATGAAAGCCAATTATGACGTGCCGAATAACGTGTATTTCGGCAAAGCGGAAGGAAAAAACGTGATTTACGTTTCACTTGAATCTTTGCAGTCATTTATCATCGACTATAAAATTGACGGCAAAGAAGTCACACCGTTCTTAAATAAACTGGCGCATGATAACGAAACGTTCTACTTTGATAACTTTTTCCACCAAACGGGACAAGGTAAAACATCCGATGCGGAATTTATGATGGAAAACTCTCTGTACCCGCTGGCTCAAGGTTCAGTTTTCGTAAACAAAGCGCAAAACACGCTTCAATCCGTTCCGGCGATTCTGAAATCTAAGAATTACACATCTGCCGCGTTCCACGGAAACACGCAGACGTTCTGGAACCGTAACGAAATGTACAAAGCGGAAGGCATCGATAAGTTCTTCGATTCTGCCTACTATGACATGAACGAAGAAAACACGAAAAACTATGGCATGAAAGACAAACCGTTCTTCAAAGAATCAATGCCGCTGTTAGAAAGCCTGCCGCAGCCGTTCTATACGAAGTTCATTACCCTGTCCAACCACTTCCCGTTCGGAATGGATGAGGGCGATACAGACTTCCCGGCTGGAGACTTTGGCGATTCTGTCGTCAACAACTACTTCCAGTCAGCCCATTACCTTGATCAGTCCATTGAACAATTCTTCAATGACCTGAAAAAAGACGGGTTATATGATAAATCGATTATCGTGATGTACGGAGACCACTACGGTATCTCTGAAAACCACAATAAAGCGATGGCCAAAGTGCTTGGCAAGGATGAAATCACTGATTATGACAACACCCAGCTTCAACGGGTGCCGCTCTTTATCCACGCTGCCGGCGTGAAGGGCGAAAAAGTTCATAAATATGCCGGAGACGTCGATGTGGCTCCGACCATTCTGCATTTGCTCGGAGTGGATACGAAAGACTATCTGATGTCCGGTTCTGATATTTTATCTAAAGAACACCGTGAAGTGATTCCGTTCCGTAACGGAGACTTTATTTCACCGAAGTACACGAAAGTATCCGGCAAGTATTACGATACGAAAACCGGAAAAGAGCTTGATGAATCTGAAGTCGACAAGTCAGAAGACTCACTCGTCAAGAAGGAACTTGAAATGTCCGATAAAATCATAAACGGAGACCTGCTGCGTTTCTATGAGCCAAAAGGCTTTACGAAGGTGAATCCTTCCGATTATGATTACACAAAACATAGCGAGGATTCTTCCGAAACGTCAACAGATGATGAAGATAAATAA